A genomic region of Herbaspirillum sp. DW155 contains the following coding sequences:
- a CDS encoding O-antigen ligase family protein — protein MKNRITSLRWVVFFVLFSTSSLLLIGRRAGNLGFYALLLAALLSLVLRSQHADLRFGTFVRRFWPWHLAMAGMLLAILLNQLISGDFAARSFDYPSRMALFVLLAWACLQCSASMLGWLQWSYVLGALLCTVKMYIITDGGTTRAGHVDFMPIIEFADMTLLMGFYTLVSIRYTPGRGNLLHLLNLLKIVAFLGTLYAAYISGTRGTWLAIPVLAAIASRILFDRFEQRKQILLALAGVLGLISLFVLNPQVQHRVEAAQQDITTYSKDASSDTSVGTRLGLWKTSYELFLEHPLIGVGRENFHSTLQGLGQQGKISPVIARQIHSHNEIFYNMATLGTFGLAGLLALYLVPGVCFARKMRDADAEVRAVASMGLMTAVGFFIFGLTDVTFMWGASDNFYAIFMAILFAHCYRRQTQRAHPAA, from the coding sequence ATGAAGAATCGCATCACGTCGCTCCGCTGGGTCGTCTTTTTCGTCCTGTTTTCTACTTCAAGCCTGTTGCTGATCGGCCGCAGGGCCGGCAATCTCGGCTTTTATGCATTGCTCCTGGCCGCCTTGCTGTCGCTGGTCTTGCGCAGCCAGCATGCCGATCTGCGGTTCGGTACCTTCGTTCGCCGGTTCTGGCCGTGGCATCTGGCGATGGCAGGCATGCTGCTGGCCATCCTGCTCAACCAGCTCATCTCGGGCGACTTCGCCGCGCGCAGCTTTGACTATCCGTCGCGCATGGCCTTGTTCGTCCTGCTGGCCTGGGCTTGTCTGCAGTGCAGCGCGAGCATGCTGGGCTGGCTGCAATGGAGCTATGTGCTGGGCGCATTGCTATGCACTGTCAAGATGTACATCATCACCGATGGTGGGACAACGCGCGCAGGACATGTGGACTTCATGCCCATCATCGAATTTGCCGACATGACGCTGCTGATGGGTTTCTACACCCTGGTGTCGATCCGTTACACGCCCGGTCGCGGAAACCTGCTGCATCTGCTCAACCTGCTGAAGATCGTGGCCTTCCTGGGTACGCTCTATGCGGCCTACATTTCGGGCACGCGCGGAACATGGCTAGCCATTCCAGTGCTGGCTGCGATTGCCTCGAGGATCCTGTTCGACCGTTTTGAGCAGCGCAAGCAGATCTTGCTGGCGCTGGCGGGTGTATTGGGATTGATCAGCCTGTTCGTGCTCAATCCACAAGTGCAGCACCGGGTCGAGGCGGCCCAGCAAGACATCACCACCTATTCCAAGGATGCCAGCTCGGATACCTCTGTGGGCACGCGCCTGGGCCTGTGGAAAACGTCCTATGAGCTCTTCCTCGAGCATCCCCTCATCGGCGTTGGCCGCGAAAACTTCCACTCGACACTGCAGGGGCTCGGACAGCAAGGCAAGATCTCGCCCGTGATCGCACGCCAGATCCATTCCCACAACGAGATCTTCTACAACATGGCCACCCTGGGTACTTTCGGGCTGGCCGGCCTGCTGGCGCTGTACCTGGTGCCGGGCGTCTGCTTTGCCCGCAAGATGCGCGATGCCGATGCCGAGGTCCGTGCCGTGGCCAGCATGGGTCTGATGACCGCCGTGGGTTTCTTCATCTTCGGTCTGACCGACGTGACCTTCATGTGGGGTGCCAGCGACAATTTCTATGCGATCTTCATGGCCATCCTCTTTGCCCATTGCTACCGCAGGCAGACGCAGCGGGCCCACCCGGCAGCCTGA
- a CDS encoding DUF5672 family protein, translating to MSSWLQQKLRNKQFKFGFPLFGKVNRIALPQVTLVVIDCVNYERARRAFDHCQFYCDFGAAKLLTHFASEDPGVVQIAPLRSIEEYSRFVVKDLYRYVDTEYVLVAQWDGFVWKYRMWDPAFLEYDYVGAPWPAHLTRGEAHREHRVGNGGFSLRSRRLQQFLAEDPAVEVTDNEDVVICQYLRPYLEQAGFRFAPVELAARFSCEGRLEEAFGHHGHQGWNMPLRPLWLKIYHLLHHGRFSVR from the coding sequence ATGTCTTCCTGGTTACAGCAAAAGCTGCGCAACAAGCAATTCAAATTCGGCTTCCCGCTGTTCGGCAAGGTCAACCGCATTGCGCTGCCCCAAGTCACCCTGGTCGTGATCGATTGCGTCAACTACGAGCGCGCACGGCGTGCCTTCGACCATTGCCAGTTCTACTGTGATTTTGGTGCGGCCAAACTGCTGACCCATTTCGCGTCGGAAGATCCCGGCGTGGTGCAGATCGCGCCGCTGCGCTCCATCGAGGAATATTCCCGCTTCGTCGTCAAGGATCTTTACCGGTATGTCGATACCGAATACGTGCTGGTGGCGCAATGGGACGGCTTCGTATGGAAGTACCGGATGTGGGATCCGGCCTTCCTTGAATACGACTATGTAGGCGCGCCCTGGCCGGCGCACCTCACCCGCGGTGAAGCCCATCGCGAGCATCGCGTCGGCAACGGCGGCTTTTCCCTGCGCAGCCGCCGTCTGCAACAGTTTCTGGCCGAGGATCCGGCCGTCGAAGTGACGGACAATGAAGACGTGGTGATCTGCCAGTATCTGCGCCCGTATCTGGAACAGGCCGGTTTCCGCTTTGCACCGGTGGAGCTGGCCGCCCGATTCAGCTGTGAAGGGCGTCTGGAAGAGGCCTTCGGCCATCATGGCCACCAGGGCTGGAACATGCCGCTACGCCCGCTCTGGCTGAAAATCTATCATCTGCTGCATCACGGACGCTTCAGCGTCCGCTGA